The following are encoded together in the Dyella terrae genome:
- the mnmG gene encoding tRNA uridine-5-carboxymethylaminomethyl(34) synthesis enzyme MnmG codes for MLFHPISYDVIVVGGGHAGTEAALASARTGARTLLLSHNIETIGQMSCNPAIGGIGKGHLVKEIDALGGAMAHAADLAGIQWRTLNASKGPAVRATRCQADRGLYKAAIRRLMETQPNLELFQQAVDDLILEGGRVTGVVTQMGLAFHARAVVLTAGTFLAGKIHIGPAQYAGGRAGDPPASALAQKLRELPVAADRLKTGTPPRIDLRSIDFTGLEEQPGDNPAPVFSYLGSRDEHPRQVSCWITHTSEHTHELIRGSLDRSPLYSGQIEGVGPRYCPSIEDKVVRFAEKTSHQIFVEPEGLDTFEVYPNGISTSLPYDVQLALVHSIKGFEKAHITRPGYAIEYDYFDPRGLHPWLETKTIPGLYFAGQINGTTGYEEAGAQGLIAGLNAALAVKGAAPWYPRRDEAYIGVLIDDLTSNGTIEPYRMFTSRAEYRLHLREDNADLRLTETGHRLGVVPQARYDALRAKRDAVEHETQRLSAIWAAPANALGATIAQQLGITLSRETNALDLLRRPELDYATLTTVTGIGPAVDERDVAAQVEVQTKYAGYLERQREEIARQRRHEQTAIPSSFDYDKVRGLSAEVLLKLKRVLPETIGQAARISGVTPAAISLLLVHLKRRDAA; via the coding sequence ATGCTTTTCCATCCGATTTCCTACGACGTGATCGTGGTTGGCGGCGGCCACGCCGGCACAGAGGCCGCATTGGCCTCCGCCCGCACGGGTGCGCGCACGCTACTTTTGAGCCATAACATCGAGACGATCGGCCAGATGAGCTGTAACCCAGCCATAGGCGGCATCGGCAAGGGGCACCTGGTCAAGGAAATCGACGCTCTGGGCGGCGCCATGGCGCACGCGGCCGACCTGGCTGGCATCCAGTGGCGCACGCTCAATGCATCCAAGGGCCCGGCTGTACGCGCCACGCGCTGCCAGGCCGACCGCGGACTCTACAAAGCCGCCATCCGCCGGCTAATGGAAACCCAGCCGAACCTGGAACTGTTCCAGCAGGCCGTGGACGATCTGATTCTGGAAGGCGGCCGCGTCACCGGCGTGGTCACCCAGATGGGCCTGGCCTTTCACGCTCGCGCGGTGGTGTTGACCGCCGGCACCTTCCTGGCCGGGAAGATCCATATCGGGCCGGCCCAGTACGCCGGTGGCCGCGCTGGCGACCCGCCCGCTAGCGCGCTCGCGCAGAAGCTACGTGAACTGCCGGTGGCGGCCGATCGCCTGAAGACCGGCACACCACCCCGCATCGATCTGCGCAGCATCGATTTCACCGGCTTGGAAGAGCAGCCGGGTGACAACCCGGCACCGGTGTTCTCGTACCTCGGCTCGCGCGACGAGCACCCGCGCCAGGTGAGTTGTTGGATCACGCATACCAGCGAGCACACGCATGAGCTGATTCGCGGCTCGCTCGACCGCTCGCCGCTGTATAGCGGCCAGATCGAGGGCGTGGGCCCACGCTACTGCCCTTCGATCGAGGACAAGGTGGTGCGGTTCGCTGAGAAAACCTCGCACCAGATCTTTGTCGAGCCGGAAGGGTTGGATACGTTCGAGGTGTACCCCAACGGCATCTCCACGTCGCTGCCGTACGACGTGCAGCTGGCGCTGGTGCATTCGATCAAGGGCTTCGAGAAAGCGCACATCACACGCCCGGGCTACGCCATCGAATACGACTATTTCGACCCGCGCGGCCTGCATCCGTGGCTGGAAACCAAAACCATTCCAGGCCTGTATTTCGCGGGCCAGATCAACGGCACCACCGGCTATGAAGAAGCGGGCGCGCAGGGTCTCATCGCGGGCCTCAACGCGGCGCTGGCCGTGAAGGGTGCAGCGCCGTGGTATCCGCGCCGCGACGAGGCTTACATCGGTGTGCTGATTGACGACCTCACCAGCAACGGCACCATTGAGCCGTACCGCATGTTCACCTCGCGCGCGGAGTATCGCCTGCACCTGCGCGAGGACAATGCCGACCTGCGCCTGACCGAAACCGGTCATCGCCTCGGCGTAGTGCCGCAAGCGCGTTACGACGCCTTGCGTGCCAAGCGTGACGCGGTGGAACACGAGACGCAGCGACTCAGCGCCATCTGGGCCGCGCCGGCCAACGCGCTGGGCGCCACAATCGCGCAGCAACTGGGCATCACGTTGAGTCGCGAGACCAACGCGCTGGACCTGCTTCGTCGACCGGAGCTCGACTACGCAACGTTGACGACGGTGACCGGTATTGGCCCGGCGGTGGACGAGCGTGACGTCGCCGCACAGGTGGAAGTGCAGACCAAGTACGCCGGTTACCTCGAGCGCCAGCGCGAGGAGATCGCGCGACAGCGCCGCCACGAACAGACCGCGATTCCCAGCAGCTTCGACTACGACAAGGTGCGGGGTCTTTCCGCCGAAGTGTTGCTCAAGCTCAAGCGCGTGCTGCCGGAAACTATCGGCCAAGCGGCGCGCATCAGCGGCGTCACGCCGGCAGCGATCTCGCTGCTACTCGTGCATCTCAAGCGCCGCGACGCGGCCTGA
- a CDS encoding winged helix-turn-helix domain-containing protein, translating into MAQSLPDCGWIYQCDDIVVEPRAHRLERAGTSISVEPKAYAVLVVLLQQAGEVVRKDALLDAAWGHRHVTPGVLTRVISQLRHALGDCASQPRYIATVHSLGYRFIGDVHRMPSAASPANEPMPDVASNDDLASALDAPAPSRRSPSPQKRWVAAAITLAVIVAMMAAAHLWHTPNGHPSEPLMTPRPALAVMPVAHEQEVRPLHPHHWPRYRRIATEYPGDRDDVPSELRAAGYLALRPEQAPAARQ; encoded by the coding sequence ATGGCCCAATCCCTCCCCGATTGCGGCTGGATTTACCAGTGCGACGACATCGTCGTCGAGCCGCGCGCGCACCGCCTTGAGCGGGCGGGCACGTCGATTTCCGTGGAGCCGAAGGCTTATGCGGTGCTGGTGGTTCTGCTGCAGCAAGCCGGCGAAGTCGTCCGCAAGGACGCGCTGCTCGATGCGGCGTGGGGGCATCGTCACGTCACTCCCGGCGTGCTGACTCGCGTCATTTCCCAACTGCGCCATGCACTCGGTGACTGCGCATCGCAACCGCGCTATATCGCCACGGTGCACAGTCTGGGCTATCGCTTCATCGGCGACGTGCACCGCATGCCGTCCGCCGCGTCTCCCGCCAACGAGCCGATGCCGGACGTGGCGAGCAACGACGACCTTGCGTCCGCTTTGGACGCGCCAGCACCTTCGCGCCGGTCACCATCTCCGCAAAAACGCTGGGTGGCAGCCGCCATCACCTTGGCGGTAATCGTCGCCATGATGGCGGCCGCACACCTATGGCACACGCCCAATGGCCACCCGTCCGAGCCGCTGATGACCCCTCGGCCCGCACTTGCGGTGATGCCAGTCGCGCACGAACAGGAAGTACGTCCGCTCCATCCGCACCACTGGCCGCGCTACCGCCGCATCGCCACGGAGTATCCCGGAGACCGCGACGATGTCCCCTCCGAACTCCGTGCTGCGGGCTATCTGGCGCTTCGCCCTGAACAGGCGCCCGCTGCGCGTCAGTAG
- a CDS encoding RDD family protein has protein sequence MEVWIGRDGERHGPYKEVDVRQWLRSGQVSPDDLGWYEGMADWTPLSTLFPDERSAEPPAFSATPPAPPAYAAAPIASNGSAVAALDDYAGFWKRVAAYILDALVLWIPNTILSTMLGASKAAEAYMQAKLAAGDDPQMALQALDAYMHALWPALIAQTIVSWLYFALCESSAWQGTVGKLALGIRVTDMDGKRIGFGRATGRYFAKIISAFTLCIGFLMVAWTQRKQGLHDLLAQTLVLNGRAKDVATKVQRTDQDNSSFNA, from the coding sequence ATGGAAGTCTGGATCGGTCGGGACGGCGAACGGCACGGCCCGTACAAGGAAGTCGATGTGCGCCAGTGGCTGCGCAGCGGCCAGGTCAGCCCCGATGATCTGGGCTGGTACGAAGGCATGGCAGACTGGACACCGCTGTCGACACTGTTCCCCGACGAGCGCAGTGCCGAGCCACCGGCGTTTTCTGCCACGCCCCCGGCACCGCCCGCATACGCCGCTGCCCCCATCGCGTCGAACGGCAGCGCCGTCGCCGCGCTGGACGACTATGCCGGCTTCTGGAAGCGCGTCGCCGCTTACATTCTTGACGCGCTGGTGCTGTGGATTCCGAACACCATCCTGAGCACCATGCTCGGCGCGAGCAAGGCCGCCGAAGCGTATATGCAGGCGAAGCTGGCCGCCGGCGATGACCCGCAAATGGCGCTGCAGGCGTTGGACGCCTACATGCACGCACTGTGGCCTGCACTGATCGCGCAGACCATCGTCTCGTGGCTGTATTTCGCGTTGTGCGAGAGCTCGGCCTGGCAGGGCACGGTAGGCAAGCTCGCACTGGGCATCCGCGTCACGGACATGGATGGCAAGCGTATCGGCTTCGGGCGCGCCACAGGCCGCTATTTCGCCAAGATCATCAGTGCTTTCACGCTGTGCATCGGCTTCCTGATGGTGGCGTGGACGCAGCGCAAGCAGGGCCTCCACGACCTGCTCGCGCAGACGCTGGTGCTCAATGGCCGCGCCAAGGACGTTGCAACGAAAGTCCAACGTACCGACCAGGACAACAGCTCGTTCAACGCGTGA
- a CDS encoding Tex family protein, which translates to MLSIEQRIAQDIAAKPDQVHAAVDLLDGGATVPFIARYRKEATGGLDDTQLRMLEERLRYLRELEERRSAILASVEEQGKLSDALKNDILSADTKARLEDLYLPYKPKRRTKAQIAREAGLEPLATGLREDPTQTPEAVAESFVDAEKGVADVRAALDGARAILMESIAEDAGLLGELRDWLWDKGQIRAKVVAGKENEGAKFRDYFDHVEPIGKIPSHRLLALMRARNEGVLELELSPTLDLEQGHVEGEGRVAAHAGILDRGRAADAWLRETVRLTWRVKLHLHLTLDLFGRVREGAEDEAIRVFGDNLKDLMLAAPAGAKSVMGLDPGIRTGVKVAVVDATGKLLATDTVYPHEPRKQWDQSIQRIALLCKEHKVDLIAIGNGTASRETDKLAGEVIKKHTDLKLSKIVVSEAGASVYSASEIAAKEFPDVDVSLRGAVSIARRLQDPLAELVKIEPKAIGVGQYQHDVNQVKLARALDAKVEDCVNAVGVDVNTASAALLSRVAGLSASVAENVVKHRDANGPFANRKALLKVPRLGDKAFEQCAGFLRVPNGDNPLDTSSVHPEAYPVIERIIAQCGREVRSIIGDTSFLRGLKAEQFTDETFGVPTVRDILKELEKPGRDPRPEFVAPSFAEGVEDLKDLRPGMVLEGRVTNVAAFGAFVDIGVHQDGLVHVSALSHTFVKDPRDAVKAGDIVKVKVMEVDLPRQRIGLSMRLDDEPGQQVRGARPAGGNDAAPRGGQRDNRGPRPGGGTPKPAPVPTNSAFADAFSKAKQR; encoded by the coding sequence ATGCTCAGCATCGAACAACGTATTGCCCAGGACATCGCCGCCAAGCCGGACCAGGTACACGCCGCGGTGGATTTGCTCGACGGCGGCGCGACCGTGCCCTTCATCGCCCGCTACCGCAAGGAAGCCACCGGCGGTCTCGATGACACGCAGCTGCGAATGCTGGAAGAGCGCCTGCGCTATCTGCGCGAGCTGGAGGAACGCCGTAGCGCGATCCTCGCCAGCGTCGAGGAACAGGGCAAGCTCAGCGATGCGCTGAAAAACGACATTCTTTCGGCAGATACCAAGGCGCGCCTGGAAGACTTGTACCTGCCGTACAAGCCCAAGCGTCGCACCAAGGCGCAGATCGCGCGCGAAGCTGGCCTGGAGCCGCTCGCCACGGGTCTGCGTGAAGACCCCACACAGACGCCGGAAGCCGTTGCCGAATCGTTCGTCGATGCGGAGAAGGGTGTGGCGGACGTGCGTGCTGCGCTGGATGGTGCCCGCGCCATCCTGATGGAGAGCATTGCCGAGGACGCCGGCTTGCTCGGCGAGCTGCGCGATTGGCTATGGGACAAGGGCCAGATTCGCGCAAAAGTGGTCGCAGGCAAGGAGAACGAAGGCGCGAAGTTCCGCGACTACTTCGATCACGTGGAACCGATCGGGAAGATTCCCTCGCATCGCCTGCTCGCGCTGATGCGCGCGCGCAACGAAGGCGTGCTTGAGCTGGAGCTGTCGCCCACGCTGGACCTGGAGCAGGGCCACGTTGAAGGCGAAGGCCGCGTGGCTGCACATGCCGGCATTCTCGATCGCGGCCGCGCCGCCGATGCGTGGCTGCGCGAAACGGTGCGCCTCACCTGGCGAGTGAAGCTGCATCTGCATCTCACACTGGATCTGTTTGGCCGCGTGCGTGAAGGTGCGGAAGACGAAGCCATTCGTGTGTTTGGCGACAACCTCAAGGATCTTATGCTCGCCGCGCCGGCTGGCGCGAAAAGCGTGATGGGCCTGGATCCGGGCATCCGCACTGGCGTGAAAGTGGCCGTAGTCGATGCCACCGGCAAGTTGCTGGCCACCGACACCGTCTATCCGCACGAGCCGCGCAAACAGTGGGATCAGTCGATCCAGCGCATCGCACTGCTCTGCAAGGAGCACAAGGTGGATCTCATCGCTATCGGCAACGGCACTGCGTCGCGCGAAACCGATAAGTTGGCTGGTGAAGTGATCAAGAAGCATACGGACCTCAAGCTCTCCAAGATCGTGGTGAGCGAAGCGGGCGCGTCGGTGTACTCCGCTTCGGAAATCGCCGCCAAGGAATTCCCTGATGTGGATGTGAGCCTGCGTGGCGCCGTGTCCATCGCGCGCCGCCTGCAGGATCCGCTCGCCGAGTTGGTGAAGATCGAACCCAAAGCCATCGGCGTGGGCCAATACCAGCACGACGTGAACCAAGTGAAGCTGGCGCGCGCGCTGGACGCGAAGGTCGAGGACTGCGTTAACGCCGTAGGCGTGGATGTGAACACCGCCTCTGCCGCGCTGCTCTCGCGCGTGGCGGGCCTCTCCGCCAGCGTGGCGGAAAATGTAGTGAAGCATCGCGATGCCAACGGTCCGTTCGCCAATCGCAAGGCACTGCTGAAAGTGCCGCGCCTGGGCGACAAGGCGTTCGAGCAATGCGCGGGCTTCCTGCGTGTACCTAACGGCGACAATCCGCTCGATACGAGCTCGGTGCACCCGGAAGCGTATCCGGTGATCGAGCGCATCATTGCCCAGTGTGGCCGCGAGGTGCGCTCCATCATCGGCGATACCAGTTTCTTGCGCGGCCTTAAGGCTGAGCAGTTCACCGACGAGACGTTCGGCGTGCCGACGGTGCGCGACATCCTCAAGGAACTGGAGAAACCCGGCCGCGATCCGCGCCCGGAGTTCGTGGCACCGAGTTTCGCCGAGGGCGTGGAAGACCTGAAGGACCTGCGCCCTGGCATGGTGCTGGAAGGCCGTGTGACCAACGTGGCGGCGTTCGGGGCGTTCGTGGATATCGGCGTGCACCAGGATGGTCTCGTGCACGTCTCGGCGCTCTCGCACACCTTCGTGAAGGATCCGCGCGACGCGGTGAAGGCGGGCGACATCGTCAAGGTCAAGGTGATGGAAGTCGACCTGCCGCGCCAACGCATCGGCCTGTCCATGCGCCTGGACGACGAGCCGGGCCAGCAGGTCCGTGGTGCTCGCCCGGCGGGTGGCAACGATGCTGCTCCCCGTGGCGGCCAACGCGACAACCGCGGCCCCCGTCCTGGTGGCGGCACACCCAAGCCGGCCCCTGTGCCGACCAACAGCGCGTTTGCAGACGCCTTCTCCAAGGCTAAGCAGCGCTAA
- a CDS encoding YbaY family lipoprotein, translating into MRRLVWSLMSVAALALAGCGNSSQSSQGGAEGGNAAQTPAQANQVTGQVSVPEGSSVSAAAKLDLTLIDVSQQDSKPLATKTVEPANTLPISFELPFNAADVNPAGVYVLQAVLTDGERTYKPRLQTPVLNGKPSTGLNVQLFPEQTPGEKELAAFTSVQKQIGGMKISSGTKLEDKVSRGWQVFRQAGDVKFIREEVDYGDKGFTSTDYAYKDGKPWVVVQQKKSSKDAKPTSTERAAWISDGTLVLKTNDQGGKSSPLADDEAASLQKQAQTILGLATNGKGK; encoded by the coding sequence ATGCGCCGTCTTGTTTGGTCGCTGATGTCGGTCGCCGCTTTGGCTCTCGCCGGCTGCGGTAATTCTTCCCAGTCGTCCCAAGGTGGCGCCGAAGGTGGCAACGCCGCCCAGACGCCGGCACAGGCGAATCAGGTCACCGGCCAAGTGTCCGTGCCCGAAGGCAGCAGCGTTTCGGCGGCCGCCAAGCTTGACCTGACCCTGATCGACGTGAGCCAGCAGGACAGCAAGCCGCTCGCGACCAAGACGGTCGAGCCGGCCAATACGCTGCCGATCTCCTTCGAGCTGCCGTTCAATGCCGCTGACGTGAACCCGGCTGGCGTGTACGTGCTCCAGGCCGTGCTGACCGACGGCGAGCGTACCTATAAGCCGCGCTTGCAGACGCCGGTGCTCAATGGCAAGCCGTCCACCGGCCTGAATGTGCAACTCTTCCCCGAGCAGACCCCGGGCGAGAAGGAGCTGGCAGCTTTCACTTCCGTGCAGAAGCAGATCGGTGGCATGAAGATCAGCAGCGGCACCAAGCTGGAAGACAAGGTGTCGCGTGGCTGGCAGGTGTTCCGCCAGGCCGGTGATGTGAAGTTCATCCGCGAAGAAGTCGACTACGGCGACAAGGGCTTCACCAGCACCGATTACGCCTACAAGGACGGCAAGCCGTGGGTGGTCGTGCAGCAGAAGAAGTCCAGCAAGGACGCCAAGCCGACCTCGACCGAGCGCGCGGCGTGGATCTCCGATGGCACCCTGGTGCTGAAGACCAACGACCAGGGCGGCAAGAGCTCGCCGCTGGCGGACGACGAAGCAGCTAGCCTGCAGAAGCAGGCGCAGACCATTCTTGGCCTGGCGACGAACGGCAAGGGCAAGTAA
- a CDS encoding autotransporter outer membrane beta-barrel domain-containing protein gives MPRTRTIAGAIAAALLISSPAFAAKSQFDSVVVFGDSLSDAGNISLATNPAIQPPLEFTTNPGAVTVQNVAGHYGYNLSASLAGGTDYAWGGAGVLTNSPGTPSAVPTITTQVNAYLAGGKFDSKALYSIWGGANDIFYAATAAGAGATAQQLIQQNVTATLGQLAASGQYTQAQIAALTPAITQQVTAQVTQAVLAKAGVSGFLTADQAAGSIAAAAQQEVKLIGQMQAAGAKNILVFNLPNIGLTPSGLEQGASAASSLTSLSLVFNGTLNAGLGQLGKGIVPVDTYSLLNEVIANPTAFGFTNVTNEACGVGSSSVQCGPQGSGLPYTYAPGTNQTYLFADGVHPTTAADVMLGQYVVSILSAPGYASLLAEAPLASIQAQNRAIRKQMLDDGQGSDTRVFANVDYGDQRFDGSSSSPRTKSNNVNLTMGADVRFNDNWSGGVAMNIGQHNADYDGGGGYKLQDVSGLGYLTWHQGGGYVGGYVDFGQDNFSDIERKIQIGSLLRTETAKADGNHVGAGLTGGYWFEINALRTGPFATVEWQTVKVNSFNESSSDSTAMWFGSQQRDSQVSTLGWRLEGQWQAGNTMLKPYAELAWNHDSKADPREVTAGLNGMQGSFALVGFTPDKTWGTGDIGLSAQFNQALSGWLGYSGRFGDSSQKYSSVNLGMKYAF, from the coding sequence ATGCCCCGTACTCGTACTATCGCAGGCGCCATCGCCGCCGCGCTGCTGATCAGCTCCCCGGCCTTCGCCGCCAAGTCCCAGTTCGACAGCGTTGTCGTGTTCGGCGACAGCCTGAGCGATGCCGGCAACATTTCCCTCGCCACCAACCCGGCCATCCAGCCGCCGCTGGAATTCACCACCAACCCTGGCGCGGTCACCGTGCAGAACGTGGCCGGGCATTACGGTTACAACCTCAGCGCCTCGCTGGCGGGTGGCACCGACTACGCCTGGGGTGGCGCCGGTGTACTGACCAATTCGCCGGGTACCCCGTCGGCCGTGCCGACCATCACCACCCAGGTGAACGCCTACCTCGCAGGCGGCAAGTTCGACAGCAAGGCGCTGTACTCCATCTGGGGTGGCGCCAATGACATCTTCTACGCCGCGACGGCCGCTGGCGCCGGTGCCACCGCGCAGCAGCTCATCCAGCAGAACGTAACCGCCACACTGGGCCAACTCGCCGCCAGCGGCCAGTACACCCAGGCGCAGATTGCGGCACTAACCCCGGCCATCACCCAGCAGGTGACGGCACAGGTAACCCAAGCCGTGCTCGCCAAGGCCGGCGTATCCGGTTTCCTGACGGCCGACCAGGCTGCAGGCTCCATCGCTGCCGCCGCCCAGCAGGAAGTGAAGCTGATCGGCCAGATGCAGGCCGCCGGCGCCAAGAACATCCTGGTGTTCAACCTGCCCAACATCGGCCTGACCCCGTCTGGCCTGGAGCAGGGCGCCAGCGCTGCCTCATCGCTGACCAGCCTCAGCCTGGTGTTCAACGGCACGCTCAACGCGGGCCTGGGCCAGCTGGGCAAGGGCATCGTCCCGGTCGACACCTACAGCCTGCTCAACGAGGTCATCGCCAACCCGACCGCGTTCGGCTTCACCAATGTCACCAACGAAGCCTGCGGCGTGGGCTCGAGTTCCGTGCAGTGCGGTCCGCAGGGTTCGGGCCTGCCGTATACCTACGCACCGGGCACCAACCAGACCTACCTGTTCGCCGATGGCGTCCACCCGACCACCGCGGCTGACGTGATGCTGGGCCAGTATGTGGTCTCCATCCTCAGCGCACCGGGCTACGCCTCGCTGCTGGCTGAAGCACCGCTGGCCTCGATCCAGGCTCAGAACCGCGCTATCCGCAAGCAGATGCTGGACGACGGCCAGGGTAGCGACACCCGCGTGTTTGCCAACGTTGACTACGGCGACCAGCGCTTTGACGGCAGCAGCAGCTCGCCGCGCACCAAGAGCAACAACGTCAACCTGACCATGGGCGCGGACGTGCGCTTCAATGACAACTGGTCGGGCGGCGTGGCCATGAACATCGGCCAGCACAATGCCGATTACGACGGCGGTGGCGGCTACAAGCTGCAGGACGTGTCCGGCCTCGGTTACCTCACCTGGCACCAGGGCGGCGGCTACGTTGGCGGTTACGTCGACTTCGGTCAGGACAACTTCTCCGACATCGAGCGCAAGATCCAGATCGGCTCCCTGCTCCGCACCGAAACCGCCAAGGCGGACGGTAACCATGTCGGCGCCGGCCTTACCGGCGGCTACTGGTTCGAGATCAACGCGCTGCGCACCGGTCCGTTCGCTACGGTCGAGTGGCAGACGGTCAAGGTCAACAGCTTCAACGAATCCAGCAGCGACAGTACCGCCATGTGGTTCGGTAGCCAGCAGCGCGACTCGCAGGTGTCCACCCTCGGTTGGCGTCTGGAAGGTCAGTGGCAGGCCGGCAACACCATGTTGAAGCCGTACGCCGAACTGGCCTGGAACCACGACAGCAAGGCAGATCCGCGCGAAGTCACCGCCGGCCTCAACGGCATGCAGGGCTCCTTCGCCCTGGTCGGCTTCACGCCGGACAAGACCTGGGGCACCGGCGACATCGGCCTGAGCGCTCAGTTCAACCAGGCCCTCAGCGGCTGGCTCGGCTACAGCGGCCGCTTCGGCGACAGCAGCCAGAAGTACAGCAGCGTCAACCTGGGCATGAAGTACGCCTTCTAA